The Chryseobacterium glaciei DNA window ATTTCACTTCCATAATTAATATGTTAATTGAGGCAAACTCAAAAGGGTATGATTGCAATTATGATCCAAAAGAATTATCTGCTTTTACACATGATAATTTTCCAATTCGTAGTTTGTCGCGTAGAGTTGATGGATCATTTCCAAATGTAATAAATCCAATTGCTCTATGGGAAATTAAAGAATATTATTATACAACCACATTTGGAAGTCGTGTTGCCGATGGAGTTTATGAAACTCAACTTGATGGTTATGAATTAAAAGAAGTTCGTGAACATTTAGGAAAAAAAATACATCATTGTTTAATGATTGATGATCATAATACATGGTGGGGAATGGGAAAATCATATTTGTGTAGAATATGTGATATGCTGCATATGGGGCTTGTCACAGAAGTTATTTTTGGGAAAGAAGTTGTTACTCGTGTTCCTTTACTTGTAAAAGAATGGACGAAGCAATTTGATGCAGAAATTAAGTAATTGTGAATATGGATGCGTGTAGATGTGAAATTTATTCCACATTTTATACATTATTTATTAGTTCGTAATTTTTAAGCTACTTTCAAAATGATATAAAAAGCAACTTCAAATTTGAAGTTGCTTTTTAGTATATATTAATCTAAGAATTAATTTTCCTGTCTCTTAATTAAGTTTAGTGCAGAACCTGCTTTAAACCAATCAATTTGTTGATCATTATAAGTATGATTTGCCATAATGATGTCTTTCGTTCCGTCTGCATGTACAAACTCTAAAGAAAGTTGTTTTCCTGGAGCAAATTGATCTAAATCTAAGAAGTTCACCGTGTCATCTTCCTGAATTTTATCATAATCAGCTTCATTAGCGAAAGTTAATCCCAACATCCCTTGTTTTTTAAGGTTTGTTTCATGGATTCTTGCGAATGATTTTACCAATACTGCTTTTACTCCAAGATGTCTCGGCTCCATTGCAGCGTGTTCTCTTGAAGAACCTTCACCATAGTTTTGATCACCAACAACAATCGTAGGAATTCCTGCTACTTTGTAAGCTCTTTGTACAGCAGGAACTTCACCGTGTTCACCTGTTAACAGATTTTTCACGTTGTTAGTATCCATATTGTAAGCATTTACAGCTCCAATCAACATGTTGTTTGAGATGTTATCTAAGTGACCTCTATATTTCAACCATGGACCAGCCATAGAAATGTGGTCGGTTGTACATTTTCCGAAAGCTTTAATTAAAACTTTAGCACCTACAATGTTTTTTCCATCCCAAGCAGGGAATTCTTCTAACAATTGAAGTCTGTCTGAAGTTGGGCTAACGTTTACAACAACAGAAGATCCGTCCTCAGAAGGAGCTTGATATCCGTTGTCATCTACAGCGAAACCTTTTGCAGGTAATTCAAACCCTTGAGGTTCGTTTAATCTTATCTGTTCTCCGGATTCATTGGTTAATGTATCTGTAATTGGGTTAAAGTCTAATCTTCCAGAGATGGCAATAGCTGCTACCATTTCAGGAGAAGCAACGAATGCGTGAGTATTTGGGTTACCATCTGCTCTTTTCGCAAAGTTTCTGTTGAAAGAGTGAATAATTGAATTTTTCTCTCCTTTTTCAGAACCTTCTCTGTCCCATTGTCCGATACAAGGTCCACAAGCATTCGTAAAGATTCTTGCATTTTCAAATTTTCTGAAAGAATCTAAGAAACCGTCTCTTTCTGCCGTGAATTTCACTTGCTCAGATCCTGGGTTGATTCCTAATATAGCTTTAGGCTTAACACCTTTTGCAACTGCATCTTCAACGATAGAAGCAGCTCTTGAAAGATCTTCATAAGAAGAGTTGGTACAAGAACCGATCAGTGCCCATTCTACTTCAATAGGCCATCCGTTTGCTTCAGCTTTAGCTTTAAATTCAGAAACTGGAGTTGCTAAGTCCGGAGTAAAAGGTCCATTTAAGTGTGGTGCCAATTCAGAAAGGTTGATTTCAATAACCTGATCGAAATATTGTTCAGGGTTTGCATACACTTCAGCATCACCTGTTAAGTGGTCAGCAACTTTGTCAGCAGCGTCTACAACATCTTGTCTTCCTGTAGAAGCCAAATATCTTCTCATAGAATCATCGTACCCGAAAGTTGAAGTAGTAGCTCCAATTTCAGCACCCATGTTACAGATGGTACCTTTTCCTGTTGCAGATAAAGATTGAGCACCTTCTCCGAAATATTCTACGATACATCCTGTTCCTCCTTTTACGGTAAGGATTCCTGCTACTTTTAAGATAACATCTTTTGCAGAAGTCCAGCCAGACATTTTACCGGTTAATTTTACCCCGATAAGTTTAGGCATTTTAAGCTCCCAAGCCATTCCAGCCATTACGTCTACTGCATCAGCACCACCAACTCCGATGGCAACCATTCCTAAACCTCCTGCATTTACCGTGTGAGAGTCAGTTCCGATCATCATACCTCCTGGGAATGCGTAATTTTCTAAAACAACCTGGTGAATGATCCCGGCTCCCGGCTTCCAGAAACCGATTCCATATTTATCACAAACAGAACCCAAGAAATTGAAAACTTCTGAATTCTTATTAAGACCTTCCTGTAAATCTGCCTGCGCACCAACTCTCGCCTGAATCAAGTGATCGGCGTGAGCAGTTGAAGGAACGGCCACTTTAGCTTTTCCTGCCTGCATAAATTGTAAAAGTGCCATCTGCGCAGTTGCATCCTGCATCGCAACTCTATCCGGTGCGAAATCTACGTAAGAGTTTCCTCTTTCATGTGCTGATGTAGCATTACCTTCCCATAAGTGGGTATAAAGGATTTTTTCTGAAAGGGTAAGAGGTTTTCCCACGATTTGTCTTGCTGCTGCAATTCTTTCTGGGTAACGCTCGTACACTTTTTTGATCATGTCAATGTCGAAAGTCATATCTGTTTTAATTTTTTCTTTTCTAATATTTTTTCCGGACTTTAATTTAAAATTAAATCGGAAATTTCCTCTAATACAAACTCATCAAAATCTGTTCCTACCATCTATACAATGGTATAAATAAGATGAATCATTAATATTTTTAATACCTATCAAGTTAAGGAAAAAATAATTTTTGAGTCGTTGACATAGGTTAAAATAATATTAACGACTCTTAAATGGAAAGGTTCTAAATAAAAAAAGAAAGATTTTAAATCCAATGGACTAAAATCTTTCTTATATAAGTTAAAACAGTCTTTCGACTATAGCTTAATTGTATTAGTGAGCGTTTGTACTTGTCAATTCTTTGATTGAAGGTACAAAAGTTGTAAGGTCGATACCTTCTACAGCTGTTTTATACTCGTCGATATTAGGAATTCTTCCCATGATCGCAGAAAGTACAACAACCGGAGTTGAAGCCAATAAAGATTCTCCTTTTTTACGTTCAGAATCTTCAACTACTCTTCCTTGGAAAAGACGAGTAGAAGTAGCTAAAACAGTATCTCCTTTTTCAGCCTTTTCCTGGTTACCCATACAAAGGTTACATCCAGGACGCTCAAGGTACATCATGTTTTGATACTGTGTACGAGCTTCACCTTTTGGAGTGTTGTCGTTAAATTCAAAACCTGAATATTTTTCTAAAAATTCCCAGTCACCTTCAGCCTTTAATTCGTCAATGATATTGTAAGTAGGAGCAGCCACCACCAATGGAGCTAGGAATTCTACTTTACCATTTTGTTTTTCAAGGTTTCTAAGCATTTGAGAAACGATTTTTAAATCTCCTTTGTGAACCATACAAGATCCTACGAAACCAAGATCAACTTTTTTCTCACCTCCGTAATACGTAAGGTCTCTGATAGTATCGTGAGTATATCTCTTAGAAACATCATCATTGTTTACATCCGGATCAGCAATCATTGGTTCAACGATTAGATCAAGATCTACAACAACTTCAGCGTAATATTTAGCGTTAGCATCAGGAGTTAAAGCAGGTTTATCACCTGATCTGATTTCCTCGATTCTTTTATTAGCTTTATTAATTAATCCTTGAAGAACTTGGTTGTGGTTATCCATTCCTTTGTTGATCATGATTTGGATTCTGCTCTTAGCAATTTCCAATGATTCGATCAAAGTATCGTCTTCAGAGATATTGATTGAAGCTTTAGCTTTCATTTCTGCCGTCCAGTCTGTAAATGTGAACGCTTGGTCAGCAGGAAGTGTTCCGATGTGAACCTCGATAATTCTACCTTGGAATACGTTCTCACCATCAAATTGCTTCAACATTTGAGCCTGAGTTGCGTGAACTACATCACGGAAATCCATATGCTCCTTCATGTCTCCTTTGAAAGTTACTTTCACAGATTCAGGGATTGGCATAGAAGCTTCACCTGTTGCTAAAGCTAAAGCTACTGTTCCAGAGTCAGCTCCGAAAGCAACACCTTTAGACATTCTTGTGTGAGAGTCACCTCCGATGATGATTGCCCATTCGTCAATCGTAATATCGTTAAGAACTTTGTGAATAACGTCTGTCATTGAATGATATTCACCTTTCGGGTCACGTGCAGTGATTACTCCGAAATCGTTCATGAATTTCATTAATTTAGGAATGTTCGTCTGAGCTTTTTTATCCCAAACAGAAGCAGTATGACATCCTGACTGATAAGCTCCGTCAACGATTGGAGAAATTACAGTTGCAGCCATAGATTCCAATTCCTGAGCGGTCATCAAACCTGTCGTATCCTGAGAACCAACAATATTTACTTCAACTCTAACATCTGAACCTGCGTGTAATAATTTACCTTCAGTAACACCAACGGCATTTCTGTTGAAGATTTTTTCAACTGCAGTAAGACCTTGTCCTTCGATAGAAATTTCTTTAGAAGGAGCAAAAACAAGAGGAGTTTCAATTCCTAAAAGTTTTGCAGCAAATGTTTGTAGTTTTTTACCAAATACGATGGCATAAGAACCACCAGCTTTGATGAACTCTAATTTTTGAGGAGTAAATGATTTTGAAATATCTTTCAATTCTTTATCTCCGTTATATAATTTCTTTTCTTTAGTATTGATTGTTAAAACTGTTCCTGTAGCAACAGAATAAGCTTCTTCTAAAACGATGTCACCATTCTCGTTACGAACAGGATTTCCGTTTTCGTCTAATTTTTTCACCCAGTTTTGAAGGTCGATTCCGATACCTCCTGTTACATCAACTGTAGTAAGGAAAATCGGAGAAATACCGTTTGTACCTCCAACAA harbors:
- a CDS encoding DUF7687 domain-containing protein, with the translated sequence MQAESKFLKQSEEFWANVKLISQKIGYTNKGLGTIKVPSIEQIEATYHKLGLDSSKIVSKNKVTIFGSLLIEYFQFRAEFLKNHIEPNLQNLAQARDLYTKLKAELKPTCPEPLNKQKGEKQAPAYFTSIINMLIEANSKGYDCNYDPKELSAFTHDNFPIRSLSRRVDGSFPNVINPIALWEIKEYYYTTTFGSRVADGVYETQLDGYELKEVREHLGKKIHHCLMIDDHNTWWGMGKSYLCRICDMLHMGLVTEVIFGKEVVTRVPLLVKEWTKQFDAEIK
- a CDS encoding aconitate hydratase, coding for MTFDIDMIKKVYERYPERIAAARQIVGKPLTLSEKILYTHLWEGNATSAHERGNSYVDFAPDRVAMQDATAQMALLQFMQAGKAKVAVPSTAHADHLIQARVGAQADLQEGLNKNSEVFNFLGSVCDKYGIGFWKPGAGIIHQVVLENYAFPGGMMIGTDSHTVNAGGLGMVAIGVGGADAVDVMAGMAWELKMPKLIGVKLTGKMSGWTSAKDVILKVAGILTVKGGTGCIVEYFGEGAQSLSATGKGTICNMGAEIGATTSTFGYDDSMRRYLASTGRQDVVDAADKVADHLTGDAEVYANPEQYFDQVIEINLSELAPHLNGPFTPDLATPVSEFKAKAEANGWPIEVEWALIGSCTNSSYEDLSRAASIVEDAVAKGVKPKAILGINPGSEQVKFTAERDGFLDSFRKFENARIFTNACGPCIGQWDREGSEKGEKNSIIHSFNRNFAKRADGNPNTHAFVASPEMVAAIAISGRLDFNPITDTLTNESGEQIRLNEPQGFELPAKGFAVDDNGYQAPSEDGSSVVVNVSPTSDRLQLLEEFPAWDGKNIVGAKVLIKAFGKCTTDHISMAGPWLKYRGHLDNISNNMLIGAVNAYNMDTNNVKNLLTGEHGEVPAVQRAYKVAGIPTIVVGDQNYGEGSSREHAAMEPRHLGVKAVLVKSFARIHETNLKKQGMLGLTFANEADYDKIQEDDTVNFLDLDQFAPGKQLSLEFVHADGTKDIIMANHTYNDQQIDWFKAGSALNLIKRQEN
- a CDS encoding bifunctional aconitate hydratase 2/2-methylisocitrate dehydratase; the protein is MNIYKDYIKEIEERKDQGLHPKPIDGAELLSEIILQIKDTANEYRADSLKFFIYNTLPGTTSAAGAKAKFLKEIILGESVVEEISPAYAFELLSHMKGGPSIEVLLDLALGNDISIAKEAANVLKTQVYLYDADTNRLKEAFNSGNEIAKDLIESYAKAEFFTKLPEVVEEVKVVTFIAGEGDISTDLLSPGNQAHSRSDRELHGKCMITPQAQEEIKALQAQHPDASVMLIAEKGTMGVGSSRMSGVNNVALWTGKQASPYIPFVNIAPIVGGTNGISPIFLTTVDVTGGIGIDLQNWVKKLDENGNPVRNENGDIVLEEAYSVATGTVLTINTKEKKLYNGDKELKDISKSFTPQKLEFIKAGGSYAIVFGKKLQTFAAKLLGIETPLVFAPSKEISIEGQGLTAVEKIFNRNAVGVTEGKLLHAGSDVRVEVNIVGSQDTTGLMTAQELESMAATVISPIVDGAYQSGCHTASVWDKKAQTNIPKLMKFMNDFGVITARDPKGEYHSMTDVIHKVLNDITIDEWAIIIGGDSHTRMSKGVAFGADSGTVALALATGEASMPIPESVKVTFKGDMKEHMDFRDVVHATQAQMLKQFDGENVFQGRIIEVHIGTLPADQAFTFTDWTAEMKAKASINISEDDTLIESLEIAKSRIQIMINKGMDNHNQVLQGLINKANKRIEEIRSGDKPALTPDANAKYYAEVVVDLDLIVEPMIADPDVNNDDVSKRYTHDTIRDLTYYGGEKKVDLGFVGSCMVHKGDLKIVSQMLRNLEKQNGKVEFLAPLVVAAPTYNIIDELKAEGDWEFLEKYSGFEFNDNTPKGEARTQYQNMMYLERPGCNLCMGNQEKAEKGDTVLATSTRLFQGRVVEDSERKKGESLLASTPVVVLSAIMGRIPNIDEYKTAVEGIDLTTFVPSIKELTSTNAH